One genomic region from Parachlamydia acanthamoebae encodes:
- a CDS encoding CTP synthase, producing MQTKYIFITGGVCSSLGKGLTSASIGMLLEKKGLSIAMLKLDPYLNVDPGTMSPYQHGEVYVTDDGAETDLDLGHYYRYTNSPLTRASNATSGQIYHQVIKRERRGDYLGKTVQVIPHITDEIKLRILQCAKQKENIDVVLVEIGGTVGDIESLPFLEAIRQFQYEHRGNCLNIHLTYVPFLKAAKEVKTKPSQHSVQVLREIGLFPDIILCRCENNLDLDVKEKISLFCNVPLQAVIEETDVEFSIYEVPLRLHEQKLDQMICERLNLPNSSIELKDWEAIIEKIRHPKGTIKVGIVGKYVQHHDAYKSVFEALYHAAIHAGYQLEIVPIEADKVSEDPSLPHALQDCDGYLVPGGFGERGWMGKILTAKYCRENNIPYFGICLGMQVMAVEFARHVLNIEDANSTEIEPMTKNPIISLLSEQKNVQDLGGTMRLGAHECQLQLDSKAFEAYQKPVILERHRHRYEFNNAYREKAEEKGLRLTGTLAGEDLCEIAEIQNHRWMIGVQFHPEFLSKPTQPHPLFLKFVEAMIQMHKEKTA from the coding sequence ATGCAAACAAAATACATCTTCATCACCGGAGGAGTCTGCTCTTCCCTAGGGAAAGGACTGACCTCAGCATCCATCGGAATGCTATTAGAAAAAAAAGGTTTAAGCATTGCAATGCTTAAATTGGATCCCTATCTAAATGTAGATCCTGGCACAATGAGTCCCTATCAGCATGGTGAGGTTTATGTCACCGACGATGGGGCTGAAACAGATTTAGACCTCGGGCATTATTACCGGTACACGAACTCCCCCCTCACGCGAGCATCTAATGCAACATCTGGTCAGATATATCACCAAGTCATTAAGCGTGAAAGACGGGGAGATTACCTCGGAAAAACGGTCCAAGTCATTCCACATATTACCGATGAAATCAAGCTGCGTATCCTTCAATGTGCAAAGCAAAAAGAAAATATTGATGTGGTCTTAGTTGAAATTGGAGGAACTGTCGGCGATATTGAATCCCTTCCTTTTTTGGAAGCCATTCGTCAGTTTCAATATGAACATCGGGGGAATTGCCTCAATATTCATTTAACGTACGTCCCTTTTTTAAAGGCAGCCAAAGAAGTCAAAACAAAGCCCTCTCAACATTCTGTGCAAGTTTTGCGTGAAATCGGGCTTTTCCCTGATATCATTCTTTGTCGCTGTGAAAACAATTTAGACTTAGACGTTAAAGAAAAAATCAGCTTATTTTGCAACGTTCCGCTCCAAGCCGTTATTGAAGAAACCGATGTTGAATTTAGCATTTATGAAGTTCCTTTACGATTGCATGAGCAAAAACTGGATCAAATGATCTGCGAACGACTCAATCTGCCAAATTCTTCAATAGAGCTTAAAGATTGGGAAGCTATTATAGAAAAAATTCGCCATCCAAAAGGAACGATAAAAGTTGGGATTGTGGGTAAATATGTGCAACACCACGATGCCTACAAATCTGTATTCGAAGCACTTTATCACGCCGCTATCCATGCGGGATATCAACTCGAAATCGTCCCGATAGAAGCAGACAAAGTTTCCGAAGACCCTTCGCTGCCACATGCCCTTCAAGATTGTGATGGATACCTGGTTCCGGGAGGCTTTGGAGAGAGAGGCTGGATGGGAAAAATTTTAACCGCTAAGTATTGCCGCGAAAACAATATCCCCTATTTTGGTATTTGCCTTGGCATGCAAGTCATGGCCGTTGAATTTGCACGCCATGTTCTAAACATTGAAGACGCAAACTCAACTGAAATTGAGCCGATGACTAAAAATCCCATCATTTCTTTACTCAGTGAGCAAAAAAATGTCCAGGATTTAGGGGGCACCATGCGCCTTGGAGCACACGAATGCCAACTTCAATTAGATAGTAAAGCTTTTGAAGCTTACCAAAAACCCGTTATTCTTGAACGACATCGCCATCGATATGAGTTCAATAATGCCTATCGAGAAAAAGCCGAGGAAAAAGGGCTGCGCTTAACAGGTACCTTAGCAGGAGAAGATCTCTGTGAAATTGCAGAAATTCAAAATCATCGCTGGATGATCGGTGTTCAATTTCATCCTGAGTTTCTATCGAAACCCACTCAACCTCATCCACTCTTTTTAAAATTTGTGGAAGCTATGATTCAAATGCATAAGGAAAAAACAGCATGA
- the ruvX gene encoding Holliday junction resolvase RuvX, producing the protein MSRPLPKRIVSLDYGLARIGIAISDESQTIASSLKTVAAEKKVERTVAKLVEEINAHQQRLACEIEEIVVGLPLLMSGKKGFQADEVLHFVELFKAATPIPIVTWDERLTTVQAERALREGSFNRKKRSKVIDAVAAVLILQNYLDHKKNQTSKN; encoded by the coding sequence ATGAGCAGACCCCTCCCAAAACGAATTGTTTCTCTCGATTACGGATTAGCTCGCATTGGCATTGCGATCTCTGATGAAAGTCAAACAATCGCCTCCTCTTTAAAAACAGTTGCTGCAGAAAAAAAAGTGGAAAGAACAGTTGCTAAACTTGTTGAAGAGATAAATGCGCATCAACAAAGACTAGCATGTGAGATTGAGGAAATCGTTGTGGGTTTGCCCCTCTTAATGAGTGGTAAAAAAGGTTTTCAAGCAGATGAAGTGTTGCATTTCGTGGAGCTTTTCAAAGCAGCCACACCCATTCCTATCGTAACATGGGACGAACGGTTAACAACAGTACAAGCCGAACGTGCCCTACGTGAAGGATCATTCAATCGTAAAAAACGATCAAAAGTGATCGATGCTGTTGCAGCTGTTCTCATTCTGCAAAATTATCTCGACCACAAAAAGAATCAAACGTCAAAAAATTGA
- the kdsB gene encoding 3-deoxy-manno-octulosonate cytidylyltransferase: MEHALQVIGIIPARLKSERLPGKLLIPIAGKTLIQRTYENALRCKLLDDLIVATDSPSILEHVQSFGGKAYLTSENCRNGTDRLAEVLTLNPTLQKIPFVINIQGDEPFLEPEVIQKVIEGLQSDKQIMVSTPITPIQTEEEALDSSVVKCVRRQDGDALYFSRALIPSSKKQGYQPETRYYRHIGVYGYRTDFLLLYTKLPSTPLQLSEDLEQLKILEHGYRIKTVVVDSISIGVDEPADIKKVEYLLCKQNTSSSPEESALP, encoded by the coding sequence ATGGAACACGCATTACAAGTCATTGGAATCATACCCGCTCGATTGAAAAGCGAACGTCTTCCTGGAAAACTTTTAATCCCTATCGCTGGCAAAACGCTTATTCAAAGAACCTATGAAAACGCCCTTCGCTGCAAACTACTGGACGACCTTATTGTAGCAACAGATAGCCCAAGCATTTTAGAACATGTGCAATCTTTTGGAGGAAAGGCTTATCTAACGTCTGAAAATTGTCGCAATGGAACAGACCGACTAGCGGAAGTTCTGACGCTAAACCCCACTCTGCAAAAAATTCCCTTTGTAATTAATATTCAAGGAGATGAACCTTTTCTTGAACCCGAGGTCATCCAAAAAGTCATTGAAGGACTTCAATCAGACAAACAAATTATGGTTTCAACGCCCATTACTCCTATTCAAACAGAAGAAGAGGCTTTAGATTCTTCCGTTGTTAAATGCGTTCGCCGCCAAGATGGAGATGCCCTTTACTTTAGCCGTGCTCTAATCCCTTCTTCGAAAAAACAAGGATATCAACCTGAAACACGTTATTATAGACATATCGGTGTGTATGGCTATCGAACAGATTTTTTATTGTTGTATACCAAACTCCCATCCACACCTCTTCAGCTGTCGGAAGATTTGGAACAACTCAAAATTTTAGAACATGGGTATCGAATCAAAACTGTTGTTGTTGATAGTATCAGCATCGGAGTTGACGAGCCCGCAGACATTAAAAAAGTTGAATATCTTTTATGCAAACAAAATACATCTTCATCACCGGAGGAGTCTGCTCTTCCCTAG
- a CDS encoding EVE domain-containing protein has protein sequence MTKYWLMKSEPSVYSIDDLKQDGFTLWDGVRNYQARNYMRDEMEVGDLALFYHSNVAPPGVAGICRICKTGIYDLTALDSESPYYDKRSTQKSPIWATVEVEYVEKFPYFVSLADLKDSPMFKGLELLNKGSRLSIIPIEYEHFDAIRALGHSPHETPVYIPPNFKEYYFD, from the coding sequence ATGACGAAATATTGGCTGATGAAATCCGAACCCTCTGTTTATTCTATAGATGATTTAAAGCAAGATGGCTTTACGCTTTGGGATGGCGTTCGTAACTATCAGGCACGCAATTACATGCGCGATGAAATGGAAGTGGGTGATTTGGCCCTTTTCTATCATTCTAATGTTGCGCCTCCAGGAGTAGCCGGTATTTGTCGCATCTGTAAAACAGGCATCTATGACTTAACGGCACTAGATTCTGAAAGCCCCTATTATGATAAGCGTTCCACACAAAAAAGCCCGATTTGGGCGACTGTTGAAGTAGAGTATGTGGAAAAATTCCCCTATTTTGTTTCTTTAGCTGATCTCAAGGACTCCCCTATGTTTAAAGGGCTTGAGCTATTAAATAAAGGTTCAAGACTTTCGATTATTCCGATTGAGTATGAACATTTTGATGCTATTCGTGCCCTGGGACATAGCCCCCATGAAACGCCGGTATACATTCCCCCCAATTTCAAAGAATATTATTTTGATTAA